A region from the Tigriopus californicus strain San Diego chromosome 9, Tcal_SD_v2.1, whole genome shotgun sequence genome encodes:
- the LOC131886759 gene encoding LIM/homeobox protein Lhx5-like — translation MMQNSTTCAKCHEVIREKYVFKVKDLPHHQNCLQCVECSMFLDSACYTQSNQYYCKRDFYRLFGPKCQGCEYTIEMDQFSTKIGQWFFHPDCVVCNVCKLTIPKGCKVQFSYDGYVYCEEHAFMCHMKNSCGISELYERDSGIECDLSMSESFKCASDPADSKSPLSNGDDGDSDSEKSKNDDSKENKRRGPRTTIKAKQLEVLKNVFNQTPKPTRLMREQLAKETGLPMRVIQVWFQNKRSKEKRMHQMRFMARAPFLPPNARRFGPPQGDPRFCFPPTSMPFDYGGPGYDPSCGGGGSPYPNSMQPYGVPFPPNDHMTDLNFQQSLPPNPPPMSQSDGSPLDTFPSPPPQTQDFHTPPPPPGTNGSGDFGGPTDQCFPSPPLSLELPTSSSSSGCSVSINNNNNNHHPSTSSVVNTISS, via the coding sequence atgatgcaaaacaGCACAACTTGTGCAAAGTGCCATGAAGTGATCCGAGAGAAATAcgttttcaaagtcaaagatTTACCCCATCATCAGAACTGCTTACAGTGTGTGGAGTGCTCCATGTTCCTCGACTCAGCTTGCTACACGCAGAGTAATCAGTACTACTGCAAGAGAGACTTCTATCGGCTCTTTGGTCCCAAATGTCAGGGGTGCGAGTACACCATCGAAATGGACCAGTTCTCCACCAAGATCGGACAATGGTTCTTCCATCCAGATTGTGTGGTTTGCAATGTGTGCAAGCTCACCATTCCCAAAGGGTGCAAGGTTCAATTCTCTTACGACGGGTATGTCTATTGCGAAGAGCATGCGTTCATGTGCCATATGAAGAACTCCTGTGGGATCTCCGAGCTCTATGAGCGGGACTCCGGGATCGAGTGTGACCTGTCCATGAGTGAAAGCTTCAAATGTGCCAGCGATCCTGCCGATTCGAAAAGCCCCCTGTCCAACGGGGATGATGGAGATTCGGATTCCGAGAAGAGCAAGAATGACGACAGCAAAGAGAACAAACGAAGAGGTCCGCGGACCAcaatcaaagccaaacagCTCGAGGTCCTCAAGAATGTTTTCAACCAAACCCCCAAACCCACTCGGCTCATGCGGGAGCAACTAGCCAAGGAAACGGGTTTACCTATGCGAGTGATCCAGGTCTGGTTCCAGAACAAGCGCAGTAAGGAGAAGCGGATGCATCAGATGCGGTTCATGGCTCGGGCACCCTTCCTCCCGCCCAATGCCCGGAGGTTTGGCCCACCCCAAGGCGACCCTCGATTCTGTTTCCCACCCACTTCAATGCCGTTTGATTACGGAGGTCCGGGTTACGATCCATCTTGTGGCGGAGGCGGTTCGCCCTATCCTAATTCCATGCAGCCCTACGGTGTTCCCTTTCCACCCAATGACCACATGACGGACCTGAATTTCCAGCAGTCGTTACCACCCAATCCTCCTCCCATGAGCCAAAGTGATGGATCACCTCTGGACACGTTCCCTTCGCCGCCTCCTCAGACCCAAGATTTCCATACGCCGCCCCCGCCCCCCGGGACAAATGGATCGGGCGATTTTGGCGGCCCCACCGACCAATGTTTTCCCTCTCCACCCCTTAGCTTAGAATTGCCCAcctcgtcatcgtcatcaggTTGTTCCGTCAGCattaataataacaataacaaccaCCACCCCTCCACGTCCTCGGTGGTGAACACAATCAGTTCCTAG